The Nicotiana sylvestris chromosome 6, ASM39365v2, whole genome shotgun sequence genomic sequence AGAGAGGTATGTGTTGGTGTCAGTATACTGTGCGGACCGCGtgccttttggtgcggtccgcgcccctCTGCCTGTGTAACTGTGTCTGCACTCTTTTCATTCAACTGAACTGTCCACTTCACCTTATGTGCTTatactaacaatgttagacatgtattccttgcagacaatggCTAAAAAATGAGCGGGCAAAGAAATACAACCCGGGAGAGGGGGTTCCTCCCGAGGAGGGAAAAGCAGGCGGATTGTGAAACTCACTCCTCAAACCAGGGAATTGATAAAGAAAACCTGGAAGATAATCCGGGAAGCTGATAGAGCTGCATCTCATtccacggggagtgagtatgcaccttcACGGAGCATTACCTCGGAATCTGCCCCCACCCACATGTCCACTTCATTTCAGCTCCGTGATTCCCCTTCCCCGGATCATGATAATGTAGCCTCCTCCAAGAAGCCGATTAATGTCATCtcggactcgtctgatgagtccgTAGCAAGAGAATAAGAGCAATACTCCAcatctcccacaacttcattatcaggGGAGAGTGGAGGATATGCTGAGGGAGGTGAGCCACAGGTCGGGGGATTGAGCGTACTAGAAAATCGGAGGCATGGGCAGACAGGTTTGTTAGTGAGGTTGCTTTCCACATATTCCGAGAGTGGTGGCCCAGAAGGAAACTTATTCCGGAGAGGAAGTTCATAGATGCCGATCTTGTCCCTCTCAACCctcatgtgcaagcacaattccgcactagGGAGGGTTGGGGCTTCTTCAAAGAACGTGTTGAAATGGCGAATGAGTATATGGTGAAGGAGTTCTACAGCAATGTTCACCATATAGTTTTGGACTCCAAAGTAACTAAAGTGAGGGACAAGATAGTTGTGTTTGATGACAAATCGTTGAATGAATTCCTGGGGTTCGGAGAAGAGGATGAATCGCAATATTTAGAAAAGCTAgcaatgaaagaggaggttcgtcctTGGTTGGCCGAGCACTTGGCAGCCCCGGGTACAGTCCCAGTCTGGttgaaagcacaagaaaagatttttaggaacaccctgaactttgaagccaaagggtggttgactttcgtgtgtagtcgacttgacccgTCTACACATGATCACTCCATTCCCCTCCCTCGTGTtgtcttggtagcatctatcatggcgggtTTCCCTCTGAATGTGGGTAATATTATGTCAAGAGTGATTTCTACCGTTGGTAATGAGACCCAAACAAACTACCCTTTCCCAAACACACTTTCTTTGTACTTCAGAGAATTGaaagtaaagaaaaagaaatatgatgtCAAGGTACCTCCGGTGGCCCCGTACTCATGGTATAGTCAGTTGGGTCCAGACAACCCGGAGAGGGGCAAGAAGAATGTGGCATCCACTTCCACCGCACCTGGTCAGTCTGAGGAGCCAACGGTCATTGAGCAGCCCAgtgagccttccaccattcctgCTACTGATGAGGCATTGCCTCCAGGTCCGTCATCAGCAGTTGGTCCTTCTATTGCAGCTGACCCGGTAGTcccttcatcaaagactcaccggttcaccgcaaaccagctcacccactcccttgccagtttgaacaactggatgtcagctaAGACGTCCAAGTTGTCCACATTAACCACTGTTGTACAGGCACAGGGAGCGCCAGTtactgttgagattccttcctTCATTGAGGAGGCACTGAAGAATatcctggccaaccaggaaaagatgatggcgaCGCAGGATATCTTGACTAAGGTGGTCGGGGCGCATGGCAAAGCATTGGAGAAattggctcgggagcacaagaagctgaggaagcaGAAGGCTTCAAAGGAGTTAGTGACACAGTTGAGAGTGGATGTGGACAAGCTCATGGCAGATCAGTTGCCACTTGACCTACTATTTGGGGACCCGGCTATAGAGCCAGCAGCTGCACAGGTACAGGAGGAGGAGCAAAGGCcgaggaagaagaggaaactcCCTATCACTACGGGAGTTGTGATTGAGGTAGCACCAGTTCAGGAGAGTCCCTCCACTGGCCCACCAGTTGATGAGCCAGTTCTTGATCAGGCACCTGGCCCagcagcacagcagcagcaggccGGGGACCAGTCTGAGGTCCCCGCCAATACAGAAGACTTAGGAGCCATTGACCAGCACAGGGTGACGGATGAGGCTTGAAGGGCCTTTCAatatcctttctttcatttttgtgcttattttgatagttagcattggggacaatgctagcttttattcgtgggggtgtggACCTACTATTTGGATTGACTGTTGGATTACTGTATAGATTCTTTTACTTTCTGCACATTCGTAGTTGTAGATGActtgtatataactgttcattctAGATGCTCTCAAactctatgtatatattcattctccctggttgtatattctactccctttttgtacatattcattcggtttcattttggttttctagttttcgttaaaatttttcgttttagttgcaaagttaggctcgtagttttttttgttttgttttggcgtttgcaataagcccttggttttcttaatgccacggttctttccaagggtagatgttgtatgaaccgggtggctcttcccaatgatagatggcgtgacaaccttcttaagggtttgagtccgttttttattttctttttgattttccaagtttttgtagttaagggtacctcaggcaaagcttcacttgggcctagcacatttgcctttggtcctatggtcaaagacattatgttgtgtttaggatggtgaaagttgtggccttgagactcttgtgttgaccaaataaTCATCGTGTGGTCATTTTggaccattgtgcgcttgaatcatatctaaggtcgttgtgggcccccgactccgtctttggcaatccttgagtgtgtgtagtgagaattcgaatcgtgagcccaagtaccgagccgatggtctagaacttgccctgaatgtctgttgaggcgaaatcataggtggaacttgacttgagacgtgattataggctctccttgatccaaaacgcaaaaatttgaacaatttccataacctaccaatgaaataatccctagttcaacccttttaagccttaaacctttttcattcatgaaccaagctacaagcctatacccgttcttaacgagaccctctcttggcacccaaatcttcccttgagtaaatatcaaatgtctaagtttggggggagagagacaagaaaggcatcaatgtggtaaaaaggcgcaaaagcaaaagaaaagcaaggcgatgaaaaagagaaaaagacaaaaagaaaagaagaaaaagggaatccaaggacaacaaaaaagtgaaaaaggtgtggaaaatggtaaaaaggagaaagagtTTGAATTGcatcaatgtggtaaaaaggcgcaaaagcaaaagaaaagcaaggcgatgaaaaagagaaaaagacaaaaagaaagaaaaaagggaatccaaggacaacaaaaaagtgaaaaaggtgtggaaaaatggtaaaaaggagaaagagtTTGAATTGcatcaatgtggtaaaaaggcgcaaaagcaaaagaaaagcaaggcgatgaaaaagagaaaaagacaaaaagaaagagtgataatgtgtctctctaactccttgaaagaagtgaattactcaattgagtcaagaaagtgtgccaaaataaattcAAAGAAGTGTTTAGGGGAAGATTGAActcatttgaacaaaaacacgtcctacctttacccaaagccttcacaatgactcctcaaaagccgtatatgatcttgagttgagggaagcctacattagtggatacttacataaggggcaagcatatggtacttagagccggacttagaGCCTTTTCTTTATaagagatgagagagaagtccattcacctcgatttgtgtgcaaatactctaaaaaggtgaggttcacttagggaaCGTCgaagatgtgtgagtttgggttccacaatgaccaaagaaattgagaaaggttccttgatgaaatgtgtcagctcttgatgctcttgtgtcacacttgaccCACAagctttcaaagtttaaatgtgttaatgatgcattcgtattgaaggcaattgttagtcccaattgatgcttgttgaggttactttaggataagcaGGAATTACGTGGGTGTTgtccattgaggggtaggtctcattttatttgcttgaggacaagcaaagggttaagtttgggggagttgataactatgatttttacatgttttatacccattcttacctaagctttgtgcattaactgctaTAAATttgtcccaaaatgcttacaagttgcgcttgattgcaggtttgaacgacaagatgacaaataccaaagatcggctcaaaaaggagtgaaatctgtcaagtgtcaaaagacaactaaaagggggaacaaaatgacttgtgcggtccgcactgttttgtcacgcgaccgcacaggagagttcagaggctgggcaTTTTCAAGGgcaacctgcgcggtccgcactgttttgccacgcggccgcgcaggaaagtTCAAAGGCCATGCCATTTTTTTAGTCAAGATGCGCGGTCCGCGCCTCTTTTCACGCGGTCTGCGCCCCTTTCCatgcggtccgcgccccttttTACGCGGTCCGCGCCTAAGATTGTCAGAGACCcaatcattcaaggcaaaagcccacgcggccgcacacctaatcagtgcggtccgcgaggatgaagttcacgcggccgcgcgtcacatttgtgcggtccgcgaccccagtgccagaagcaagatatgaagacccaaaaccctacgcggccgcgcgtcatttgtgcgcggtccgcgccaaaccctcaggggtatttttgtccggtttttcctgtgtagtataaatagaacattttactttttaggatCGGTTTTTTTCAGTTTTGGTTTTTTATCAGATAGGAGCTGAACTCGAGACTACAtggttttagcctattttgggaaatttcttctagtattaacgtggatttgagtagattaacattgtaattaattattatgtcaatttcatctactatttcttcaatttatgtttctattatggctagctaaacccattagctagggttgtggctcaaccctagtgtgggtaattaatgggtgtgattgtttagtgcatgaatgatgttgggtatttgttatttggattaatcttatgttttcattaagatttggtggttgcaaacactaagtctagcttagtgagtcttgactcttcttgagaaagagagtctatgaccccaagattaattccaacaaggaattgggatggacccatgagaatggtagccccaattaacgggttaaacctcgagagagtaattacccaacttgaaccatgagttgcttgggcaaattggcctacccaattggtctcgagagagtcaattgggcaaaatcactttctctaccgagaggtgtgagagtgggtgcaaaagtgcaacagttatagcataagtcccatattcatcattcttgcattaagaatctctacccgttagttgaccacctagatgCATGCcatgaccctagtgcctttctctatattgcatacaacttagaatcaatatcttagcctaacttagctttaaatttgtagttgctATATTGTatttgataatcaaaagaaaaccaaaaatgttagaagatcaattaggagctaaaacatagtcctagaccatacaaacactcaactccaaattgaagctctctgtggaaaattgaccccgataccgctattggataaaagtattagcgcccactctttcttaggttgagtccgctgcgatcacCCATCTGTGCACATCATTTCTTGTCGGAGGCTCATCCTGACCAGCAAAACTACCCACCAAGCATTTTTGCAGCTTTTCAGATTCATCTGAGGGTTTGCCACCAGATATTCTGATCAGATTATCTGACAAAGACGCTTTTTGAAGACACGCTTCATCTGTTCTCCATTTGCTCTTGTCTAAAGCCTCTTTGTATGATTCTTCTCCAACTAATTTCTATAAATTCCTCCTGAGAGGAGCCTTTGTGGACAATGGAGTGCTATTAATGAGATTTTCTATATTCCTAGCATTTATGACCCACCCTGCATATGGAACATTCTCTGGTAGAACCATAACTGTTCTTTTATGACCCTATACTGAAATTAAGCAGATTGCCAAATTTATTATGCTTAAGAGAGCCATAAATGTCTGTGAAATGGTCCCCACTCTTCCATGTCTTGAAGATCCTtcccttaggggtcgtttggtaggatgcattagaaaagctaatgcatgcattgaCTTTGTATATTAATAATACATTAtttggtagacattttgaacctatgcattagttatgcagacattagttatacatcctatttggtattatcatatgcataactaatgcatagaaaacaatggtattagcaatgcaatgggttttaatgcatgcattagcttagttaaagacacaattgtccttcaaaatttatgcttaaTCAAaatattaatgcaagttcaaaataatccaaatagtgagaaataaaattatatccctagtaaataaataaatacttagcatattttcttttttctaaataaatatttaattttattttacaatataggtagacaaataaaataattttttaaaactttttcatataaaaacatttctcaacatatgtttcttttaaaaagttagagtgtggACTAGTTTTGAtggtatttttgtaaacaaacaattcttttagaaattgtgcaatactttaatatatcaaaccaaacaatggataagaaatatgcagcataactaataccagcattactaatacaccctattcaacattattcttatgcaccctaccaaacgaccccttacacTTTGAGGCTTCCTTGAGAATATGACAGATCCACAAGGAAAGCTTTCTGCTTAACATCAACTTACAATAAACATACCTACTGCTTTCCACCCATTCGAACCAACATTCAGCACCTTCATTGTGAGCTTGAATGTCGAAACATTTTCCCTGACCTGAAAAACATCTTATGCTCCATGACaagcaaaaaagaaaatatataaaaccTTGCAACTAAGAGGctagggaagaaaaaggaaaactaaAACTGCTCTCCAATGAAGGGAACCGGAGAAAGGAGAGGAATCTCCCTCCTAGAGGGAAGCAACAACAAGAACTACCTAGTAAAATCCcacatagtggggtctggggagggtaatgtgtacgcaaaccttacccctgcCCCGATAGGGGCCAAGAggctgttttcgatagaccctcggctcagaaagacaaaaataaagtaaaaaaaacaagagaagagaattcattagtaactccaaTAGAAACCGTAATAGTAACATACACATAAAAACCGAAAGatgaatgacatgcaataacagtaaccaTAATCTAAGGCCCGGGGCTAAGACAAACAACAAGAATAGTGTGGGTCCAACATAAACTGCAAGCCATCTAAGACCAACCCTAATCCAACCCCGCCTCACTCCCAGAATGAAGTAAGGAAAGCTTTACTACCCCTATCCTACAACCCTAATGTTTGACCTCCAGGCCTTCCTATCAAGGTCTGGGAGCATTTTAGTGTCAACCTAACCACTTCTAAAAAACAGCTACTTCATACTGAGCAGTAAAATGATAAATCAAACTAAATCATCCTGCAATAAGACTACAGGTAAGCCTGTATTTTTTGAAATTCAAGAAAAGCTTAAACTCTTTCGAGCTCTCCCCATTCCTTCTTCTGATTCTTTTGACTCAACACCTATGATATTTCTCCTGAAAGTGCATTCCTTTGATAGTCCTTAAAGATTGTGACCATAGAATATTGATTTTttagaaaaaagaaaggaaaacaacacACGAAATAAATGATTCCAGCACTAAACCATTTCATTTTACTACAAATAACCAAGTTGACAATGTGGTGAAGGGTCCTGTACATTCAAACAATGAGAAATCGGCACAGTGCTATTTGAAAAACAAAGTGCTCCAAGTTGAATGATCAATTAAGCAGGGAAACATGATAAGAAACTCATTATTCTGCAATCTGAAAATGAAAATTCGATCAACCACTACTTCAAGCAATACACTAAATAATCAAAAGCTGAAGcttaattaaaagaaaaggctTTATCCAGTTAGTTTAGAAGATGAGCCCAGTATAAGCCAAAATTCTGAAGTAGTGAAATATGCCTTTGTTATAGTGACACAGCCTATTATAGACTATACTTCTGAAGTGATCGTTCATGTGTATTAATAGAAACAAAAATAGTGTTATACATGATTAAATGAGAGTTACGGACATGAAAGTAATTACGAAAAACAAACACCAAAGAGATAAATGGGAAATTGAGAAAttccaaaagaataaaattgaATATTAGTATTAACTAACACTTAATACTAACATATGGAAAAGAAATCATTGTCGGTTAGCATCATCGAAATGCTTCAGTAATGTCCAACTTGGAAATCCAAACATAACATTTTAATTGAAAAATCAAAACAGAGCACTCAACATTGCTTCATATCTCCTCCGAAATGGCTTCCCTAAACTTATCCAAAAATCAAAAGCTCATGCAGAAAAAGACCAAGAAAAAACTGCAGCCTAATTATCCCCTCCAAGAAATCTGAAATACACTAGACACATCCTTCAATCGAGAGTATATCCTCAAAATCTCATACCAACAATAGAAAGAAACAGACAATGGAAAAGTCAGCAAAGGAAGGTGCTAGTGAGGATGTTAGAGTTTTCAGAGATTATGGAGCAAGGAAGACGAGATAGCTATCCTAGAAGGCATGCTCAAAAACATTAGTTGTTGTAGAAAGTTCCAGAGATTATGGAATATTATTGGTCCAGACATGTTTTTTTTGAGATCACACATGAGAAACACACTATGTGTTTCCATGGACAAAAGATTGTATTAATGGGAAAGGACAATTTAAATGGTGGTAATTCAGGACAATGATCGAGTTTGGTTTTATGTGAAGGGAAGTGCTTATGACCGGGAAGATTGGTTCAAAAGGAATACTTGCAGAACTGGAAAGAAAGAGCATACCTTTTCCCTTGCCCATTTCTAAGTATGCCTTCGAGGAAAGCTATCTCGTGTTCCATGCTCCATAATCCATGAAAACTCATCCTTCGCTTTGCTGACTTTTCCATTGTCCGTTTCTTTTTAGTGTGGGAAAGCGATTATGAGGTTATACTCTCATTTGAAAGAGGTATTCACTATTTGTCAAATTCTTGAAGGGGGACCATTAGTTGCAGATTTTTCTTGGCCTTTTTCTGCATGAGCATCTGATTTTTGGATAAGTTTAGGGAAGCTATCTCAGAGGAGAGATGACATACACACACCACACTGAGTggtttattttgaattttcaattgcaatgatttgttttgattttcaagttgaaTGCTAATTAATTACTAAAGCATTCGGTGATGCTAACCTACAGTGATTTCTTTTCCATAGCACTTAATACTAACATTCAATTATATTCTTTCAAAAATTCTCAATTTCCTATTGTTCATTCATTTCTCTCTCTTaggtttatttttcataattactTTCAGTTTCTCATTACTCTAATCCAATATTGTATAATATACCCAAGACACATCAGAGCCACCATTCGAGGAAAATGGGGACCCATCAACTTACTTGCATATTATATGTTTAGGTTCTTACAAGGAAAAATGTACTCCTTCTCCCTAAGAAAATTAACACAAttttcttattaatttgttttaaaaaatgttactttttgaaatttgaaaacaatttaacTTCTCATTCTACCCTTAATGACAAGTTTTTATAGCTCTACAATATTATGACATTTAAGATCACATATTTCAAAAAATTTATCGTCATTTAGTACTATGTCATATTCATAATCACAAGattcaaaagcatttttttttccTCAAGACAATATAAGATTTTATGGTTGAACAATTTTAAAGATTACTTAGTATGGAAAGGAAACAACAAGAAGCTTTTCTCAATGAAAGCTGCATACCAGCTCCTCTTCTTCTGGACAACAGGTCACAAACAGACTATGAGAACACATATGGAAAGTAAAGCTCCATTTAAGGTGGTGTGTTTCTCATGGTTGATCCAAAAAAAGGCATGTATGACCCAGGAGAATTACGTAACAGCAAAATATTctcatattttatatatatatatacatataaaaaaaaatctaaccaaaatatatatattaaacccAAAAATCTAACCAAATACTCCATTAATATATACTTCTCCGTCATAGATGTATTCAAAGCACCCAAGATAAGTTACCAAATCTAGTATCCATCCCACACCCACACCTACGCCCATGTTGTGTTGACACGAGTGTGGCATGGATTTTAAAGAGTCCAAGCAACATAGGTTTCACATTAATGGCCCAGGAACTGCAGTCTTCTGCTTTCTTTAGTGGATTACCCATTTTCAACTACTGTGGTTGCCTTACATTATGAAAAATCTTTCTCGACGTAAAATGTTTTTAACCGATCATTTAACAGGCAGTCTATACATGAAAAAAGATCATTTAAGGGGCAGTCTCTACATGAAAGATACCAATTTATAAACATTAAACAACCTACTGAGCAGAACAGGGATTACAATTAAATCATAACTCAAATATTCAGTGAAAAGATCCATTTATAAGACTAAAGAAACCAAAAAATTCTTTTAATAACCGTGAAACCCCTCAAGGGCGAGTGGCGCACTGTTCGAAATTAAGTGGATAATACGCCTGCCTTCTATcattctccacttaaataccaggcATTCAAACCCGTGACATGTGCCTGAGCCACACATCACAAGTTGCGCTTGTACCACTAAACCAAAGCCTTGGGGGCTTAAGGACCTGAGAAATATGAACCTTAGCATTCATCCAATACATAATGAATGTTTGTTTGAATAGAGAAGTCCCTCACCGAAGAAAGTATCTAAAATAACAATACTCTCCTCTACACGAGTAACAACACAGAGTGCCACCAAACGCCTCCTTCGCTTGTGGATGCTTGCACTTATCAGGGTGAACAAGCAAAGACAACTGCGTATACGTAATTTATGTTAAAAATATTAGGGCGGGGTCACAAAATATGATATAAAAATGGACTCATTTGAGGCCAATGGGGATGTTTAAGACATATACCTTGCGATACTGCTTTTTGACATCGTCAATGGATGAATCAAACGACATGTTAAGGTATTCAAATGGATTCAACTTGAAACATGAAAGTATCCTGCAGATTTTTTAAGTTTTAAACCAAACGAAGAAATTAGAATTAAGCATATAAGCAGCAATATTTGAATTTGCACTTAATCTGCTATAAAaagctgtgtgtgtgtgtgagagagagaaggGGCTTGACCTGTTAACTTCGTTATCGCGCTCAACCTCGCTGAGCTCAGCGAAGAATTGCTTGAGAAGCGCGTCCTCCTCGGCGGAGGATTTTCCCCGTGGCGGTGGTGGTGCGGCGGTGACAGAGCTGTTTTCTCCCATCTAATCACGCTTCCGCTGCGAATCTATTTCCGCCAGTTTACTCGTAACAACCACTCCACCACCGGAGATGAAAACTCCCAAAATGTTTACAGTTTAACGGGTACTCTAGTTCTGATGCTCTGGTTCTGGGCTCCTCTCTGAGTCCAACCCAAAATCATATGTGCCGAAATAATTATAGGGACCTGGTCCAGTGGGCTTGTGTGTAGATCTTATCAAATTTCGGGGGAAGTGCACCCACTAATAAcatatatactccctccgtttcaatttatgtgaatccaTTTGATTGGGCACGGAGTTCAAGAAAAAAGAGGAGACTTttaaacttgtggtgtaaaatgaggcacatatattttgtgtgactataaatcattgcataaaggtaaattgtttccaaataaggaaaggagtcattctttttggcacggaccaaaaaggaaataggttcacataaattgaaacgaaggGAGTATTTGTTTTTGAGCTactgtttaaaatatttttagtctttagccagtgctttaataaactttacctgcctggacgaaaatacccttctgctcataaagttcaggaccaagtgtccttaacttttgaacttgcaacactaagttcaggacttcaggactacatgtccttaacttttgaacttggaacttgaagttcaggaccacctgtccttaatttctgtgcttgtaactctaagttaaggactatttatccttaacttttgaacttgtaagtctaagttcaggacctattgtccttaacttttgagcttgttagtctaaatTCAGGACCATGTGTCCTTAACCTTTGAACTTGTGACTGTAAGTTCAGggccaagtgtccttaacttttgagcttgttagtctaagttaaggacctattgtccttaactttgagctagttagtctaagttcatgacctattatccttaacttttgggcttcttagcctaagttcaggacctattgtccttaacttagcttgttagtctaagttcaggacctattgttcttaacttttgggcttcttagcctaagttcaggacctattatccttaacttttgagcttgttagtctaagttcaggactt encodes the following:
- the LOC104211397 gene encoding uncharacterized protein isoform X4 encodes the protein MSKSSIASCLCLFTLISASIHKRRRRLVALCVVTRVEESIVILDTFFGQGKCFDIQAHNEGAECWFEWVESSSLS
- the LOC104211397 gene encoding uncharacterized protein isoform X3, yielding MSKSSIASCLCLFTLISASIHKRRRRLVALCVVTRVEESIVILDTFFGQGKCFDIQAHNEGAECWFEWVESSRRGITF
- the LOC104211397 gene encoding uncharacterized protein isoform X2 encodes the protein MGENSSVTAAPPPPRGKSSAEEDALLKQFFAELSEVERDNEVNRILSCFKLNPFEYLNMSFDSSIDDVKKQYRKLSLLVHPDKCKHPQAKEAFGGTLCCYSCRGEYCYFRYFLRSGKMFRHSSSQ
- the LOC104211397 gene encoding dnaJ protein ERDJ7-like isoform X1, with the protein product MGENSSVTAAPPPPRGKSSAEEDALLKQFFAELSEVERDNEVNRILSCFKLNPFEYLNMSFDSSIDDVKKQYRKLSLLVHPDKCKHPQAKEAFGGTLCCYSCRGEYCYFRYFLRSLSPQGFGLVVQAQLVMCGSGTCHGFECLVFKWRMIEGRRIIHLISNSAPLALEGFHGY